Proteins encoded by one window of Clostridium perfringens:
- a CDS encoding cupin domain-containing protein, whose translation MENISKELLEKLVRQIIEEKLAGAGNNDSVDFIRNKDKSGIMSIKLPTVKVDESNRLDTGNPRDVVYTKDLFTLEESPRLGAGIMEMKETTFDWTLNYDEIDYVIEGHLDIIIDGRKISADAGEIILIPKGSKIQFSVPDYARFIYVTYPADWASQA comes from the coding sequence ATGGAAAACATAAGTAAGGAATTATTAGAAAAACTAGTAAGACAAATAATTGAAGAAAAGCTTGCTGGAGCAGGTAATAATGATTCAGTTGACTTTATAAGAAATAAAGACAAAAGTGGAATAATGTCAATTAAGCTTCCAACAGTTAAGGTTGATGAATCCAATAGATTAGATACTGGAAACCCAAGAGATGTAGTTTATACTAAGGATTTATTTACATTAGAAGAAAGTCCAAGACTAGGCGCTGGAATAATGGAAATGAAAGAGACTACTTTTGATTGGACTTTAAACTATGATGAAATTGATTATGTTATAGAAGGTCATTTAGATATAATAATAGATGGAAGAAAGATTTCAGCAGATGCTGGTGAAATCATTTTAATACCTAAAGGATCAAAGATTCAATTCTCAGTTCCAGATTATGCTAGATTCATTTATGTAACTTATCCAGCAGATTGGGCAAGCCAAGCGTAA
- the eutH gene encoding ethanolamine utilization protein EutH produces MSINEIIVYIMVACMALGAIDKCLGNKFGIGEQFEEGIMAMGSLALAMVGVICLAPVLASVLGPIVTPVFNALGADPAMFAGSILANDMGGAPLAASLAQDPQAGMFSGLIIGAMMGATIVFTIPVSLGIIEKKDYKFLATGILAGIITIPVGAFVGGLVAGFPAMMVLKNLVPIIIFAILIAIGLAFAEEAMIKGFNIFGKIVVIIITLALAAAIIEALTGIVIIPGMNPISEGIEIVGDIAIVLAGAFPLVYIITKVFKKPLMGLGKILGINEIAAAGMIASLANNIPMFGMLKDMDDRGKIINVAFAVSASFVLGDHLGFTAGFNPEMIFPMIVAKLVGGITAVILAMFIAKKTLGKIEEAK; encoded by the coding sequence ATGTCTATCAATGAAATTATCGTTTATATTATGGTTGCATGTATGGCTTTAGGAGCTATAGACAAATGCCTAGGAAACAAATTTGGAATAGGTGAACAATTTGAAGAAGGTATAATGGCAATGGGTTCTCTAGCTTTAGCTATGGTTGGAGTTATATGCTTAGCACCAGTACTTGCTTCTGTTTTAGGACCAATAGTAACACCTGTATTTAATGCTTTAGGAGCGGACCCAGCAATGTTTGCAGGTTCAATACTTGCAAATGATATGGGGGGAGCACCACTTGCAGCTAGCTTAGCACAAGATCCACAAGCAGGAATGTTTAGTGGTTTAATCATAGGAGCTATGATGGGAGCTACTATAGTATTTACAATTCCAGTATCTTTAGGAATTATAGAAAAGAAAGACTATAAATTCTTAGCAACAGGAATTTTAGCAGGAATAATAACTATACCAGTAGGAGCTTTTGTTGGAGGATTAGTAGCAGGATTCCCAGCAATGATGGTTCTTAAAAACTTAGTTCCAATAATAATATTTGCAATTTTAATAGCTATAGGCTTAGCCTTTGCAGAAGAAGCTATGATAAAAGGATTTAATATTTTTGGTAAGATAGTTGTTATAATTATAACTTTAGCTTTAGCAGCTGCTATTATAGAAGCTTTAACAGGAATAGTAATAATACCAGGAATGAATCCTATAAGTGAAGGTATAGAAATAGTTGGAGATATTGCTATAGTTTTAGCTGGAGCATTCCCACTAGTTTATATAATCACTAAAGTATTTAAGAAACCTTTAATGGGACTTGGAAAAATATTAGGAATCAATGAAATAGCTGCAGCTGGTATGATTGCTAGTTTAGCAAACAATATCCCAATGTTTGGAATGTTAAAAGACATGGATGACAGAGGAAAAATAATAAACGTTGCCTTTGCAGTATCAGCTTCTTTCGTATTAGGAGACCACTTAGGATTTACAGCTGGTTTTAATCCAGAAATGATATTCCCTATGATAGTTGCTAAATTAGTTGGAGGTATCACAGCGGTTATTCTTGCAATGTTCATAGCAAAGAAAACTTTAGGAAAAATAGAGGAGGCTAAATAA
- a CDS encoding ethanolamine utilization microcompartment shell protein, whose amino-acid sequence MKKSIGALEFRSISKGIEVSNEVVKKAFVEVSYLKSICPGKFFLIVNGDAGEVKEAIEFGEKLGEKYLVGSFIINSIHHDIINALKGKYSQKNIEDKAIGIMETGKVSSGILALDKTLKSSEVNLVKLQLAFGIGGKLVYIVSGDLSSVENGMREGQAILQEKDIINVSIIPFVHSEIAKNLIK is encoded by the coding sequence ATGAAAAAAAGTATAGGAGCTTTAGAATTTAGAAGTATCAGCAAAGGCATTGAGGTTTCAAATGAGGTTGTAAAGAAAGCTTTTGTAGAGGTTTCTTACCTTAAAAGTATTTGTCCTGGGAAATTCTTTTTAATTGTTAATGGAGATGCTGGAGAGGTGAAGGAAGCCATAGAATTTGGAGAAAAACTTGGAGAGAAATATTTAGTTGGAAGCTTTATTATAAACTCTATTCACCATGACATAATAAATGCTCTTAAGGGAAAATATTCTCAAAAAAACATAGAGGATAAAGCAATTGGAATAATGGAAACGGGAAAGGTTTCTTCCGGTATATTAGCCCTAGATAAAACATTAAAAAGCAGTGAGGTTAATTTAGTTAAGCTTCAACTGGCTTTTGGAATTGGTGGAAAGCTTGTATATATAGTCTCAGGAGATTTAAGTAGTGTAGAAAATGGAATGAGAGAAGGACAAGCTATTTTACAAGAAAAGGACATTATAAATGTTTCTATAATTCCTTTTGTACATAGTGAGATAGCAAAAAATTTAATTAAATAA
- a CDS encoding EutN/CcmL family microcompartment protein: MEIGRVVGNVWATRKDEKLNGQKFLIVKLLISKDKEKEGLFVAADNAGAGIGDIVLITKGGAARQSIGNREVPIDAAIVGIVDSIDIEED; encoded by the coding sequence ATGGAAATAGGAAGAGTAGTAGGAAATGTGTGGGCAACTAGAAAAGATGAAAAACTAAATGGACAAAAGTTTTTAATAGTTAAGCTTCTTATAAGTAAAGATAAGGAAAAAGAGGGCTTGTTTGTAGCCGCTGATAATGCTGGTGCTGGAATTGGAGATATTGTTCTTATAACTAAGGGTGGTGCTGCAAGACAATCAATTGGAAATAGAGAAGTTCCTATAGATGCTGCCATAGTAGGTATTGTAGATTCTATAGATATTGAAGAGGATTAA
- a CDS encoding TIGR02536 family ethanolamine utilization protein, with product MKGGKDNMDYEKLVEFLVDEIYKRIQEENSKSNSLEKRKSIVVIGESNVSFYREALKGFDINPLTSECKDCDILLISKLCIKGLSNIAQGTCTTKAENFALEMLLKGKKVYILEDGIEYRKYKNTAPKVLYNKYIKFEEELLAYGIEVIDDLNRISIESKDEKVSFSGIKEEISKNLCLCSENKVEGKKDLDTTAIADEFTINLSNKKLVSESDLRKPHINGVRTLIVDKKAIITPLAKDYIRINNLNVVLS from the coding sequence ATGAAAGGGGGTAAGGATAATATGGACTATGAAAAGTTAGTTGAATTTTTAGTAGATGAAATATACAAGAGAATTCAAGAGGAAAATAGTAAAAGTAATTCTTTAGAAAAGAGAAAATCCATTGTTGTAATTGGAGAGAGTAATGTAAGTTTCTACAGAGAAGCCTTAAAAGGATTTGATATTAATCCATTAACATCAGAATGCAAAGATTGCGACATATTACTTATATCAAAGCTTTGTATTAAGGGACTTAGCAACATAGCTCAAGGAACATGTACAACAAAGGCAGAAAATTTTGCTTTAGAAATGCTTTTAAAAGGTAAGAAAGTTTATATTCTTGAGGATGGTATTGAGTATAGAAAATACAAAAATACGGCTCCAAAAGTTTTATACAATAAATATATTAAGTTTGAGGAAGAGCTTCTAGCTTATGGCATAGAAGTTATAGATGATTTAAATAGGATTTCAATAGAAAGCAAGGATGAAAAAGTTTCTTTTAGTGGAATTAAAGAAGAAATAAGTAAAAATCTTTGTTTATGTAGTGAAAATAAGGTTGAAGGAAAAAAGGACTTAGATACTACTGCTATTGCAGATGAGTTCACAATAAATCTTTCAAATAAGAAATTAGTATCAGAAAGTGATCTAAGAAAGCCTCACATAAATGGAGTAAGAACCTTAATAGTTGATAAAAAAGCTATAATTACTCCCTTAGCAAAGGATTATATTCGCATAAATAATTTAAATGTTGTGCTTTCTTAG
- the eutD gene encoding ethanolamine utilization phosphate acetyltransferase EutD — translation MDNLLQDIIEEVVRRVKDEAFIEVEASGRHVHLTREHIEILFGEGHELTRIKDLSQPGQYACKERVTISGPRGKIDNVVVLGPPRNETQVEVSFTDALVLGSIPPVKLSGDLENTPEITISTERASIALNRGLMVAKRHIHMTPEDAIKFGVSNNESVKVKVLGKRPLIFDDVIVRVSKDYRTFMHIDYDEANACGFSKGTFALIVGKDEK, via the coding sequence ATGGACAATCTATTACAGGACATTATAGAGGAAGTAGTCAGAAGAGTTAAGGATGAAGCTTTTATAGAAGTTGAAGCTTCAGGTAGACATGTTCATTTAACTAGGGAGCATATAGAAATATTATTTGGAGAAGGACATGAGCTTACTAGAATAAAAGATTTATCTCAACCAGGTCAGTATGCTTGTAAAGAAAGAGTTACTATATCAGGGCCTAGAGGTAAGATAGATAATGTTGTGGTTTTAGGACCACCTAGAAATGAAACTCAAGTGGAAGTTTCATTTACAGATGCTCTAGTACTAGGATCTATACCTCCAGTTAAATTAAGTGGAGATTTAGAGAATACTCCAGAAATAACAATTTCAACAGAGAGAGCTTCTATAGCATTAAATAGAGGGCTAATGGTTGCTAAAAGACATATACACATGACACCAGAGGATGCAATAAAATTTGGTGTTAGTAACAATGAAAGCGTAAAAGTTAAGGTTTTAGGGAAAAGACCTTTAATATTTGATGATGTAATTGTAAGAGTTAGCAAAGATTACAGAACATTTATGCATATTGATTATGATGAAGCAAATGCCTGCGGATTTTCAAAGGGAACTTTTGCCTTAATTGTTGGAAAAGATGAAAAATAA
- a CDS encoding ethanolamine utilization cobalamin adenosyltransferase, producing the protein MAVLTEGEVRKRLSREDLKALKEFKVVKGEIITPSAKSYLAEHNINLVYVNSEEEKLNKETEPKEIIREVVREKEYKYETVFGAKLDEKPEHMTHLTGNLLVFKDHKRIIFRGKIDSLEARIVETQVLCHKQGMNKLVEDLQEILNLIGRILRCEVLSEPLEGFSLQGMTEKDLREKSHNPKKYFGIGHEMPTYEMGEIVAALNILRTLTRETELSAYEAFKGEYGQVEREDLIRALNRLSSVFWIMIFKVRTGKYEK; encoded by the coding sequence ATGGCTGTTTTGACAGAAGGTGAGGTAAGAAAAAGATTAAGTAGAGAAGACCTAAAAGCTCTAAAAGAATTTAAGGTTGTAAAGGGAGAAATAATAACTCCATCTGCAAAGTCTTATTTAGCTGAACATAATATAAATTTAGTTTATGTTAATTCTGAAGAAGAAAAATTAAATAAAGAAACAGAACCTAAAGAGATAATAAGAGAAGTCGTTAGGGAAAAAGAATACAAGTATGAAACTGTTTTTGGAGCTAAGTTAGATGAAAAGCCAGAGCATATGACTCATCTAACAGGCAATCTTCTTGTATTTAAAGATCATAAGAGAATAATATTTAGAGGTAAGATAGATTCTCTTGAAGCAAGAATTGTTGAAACACAAGTTCTTTGTCATAAACAAGGAATGAATAAACTTGTAGAAGACCTTCAAGAAATACTAAATCTTATAGGAAGAATATTGAGATGTGAGGTTTTAAGTGAGCCTTTAGAAGGTTTTTCTCTTCAAGGAATGACAGAAAAGGATCTTAGAGAAAAATCACATAACCCTAAAAAATACTTTGGTATAGGACATGAAATGCCAACTTATGAAATGGGTGAAATAGTGGCTGCACTAAATATTTTAAGAACTTTAACTAGAGAAACAGAGCTTTCAGCTTATGAAGCTTTTAAAGGTGAATATGGACAAGTTGAGAGAGAAGATTTAATTAGAGCTTTAAATAGACTATCCTCAGTATTTTGGATTATGATCTTTAAAGTTAGAACAGGAAAGTACGAGAAATAG
- the eutM gene encoding ethanolamine utilization microcompartment protein EutM, producing the protein MANANALGMIETRGLVGAIEAADAMVKAANVQLVGKEQVGGGLVTVMVRGDVGAVKAATDAGAAAAERVGDLISVHVIPRPHFEVDAILPKAPKAE; encoded by the coding sequence ATGGCAAACGCAAATGCATTAGGAATGATCGAAACTAGAGGATTAGTAGGAGCAATAGAAGCTGCTGACGCAATGGTTAAGGCTGCAAATGTTCAATTAGTAGGAAAAGAACAAGTTGGTGGAGGATTAGTAACTGTTATGGTTAGAGGAGATGTTGGAGCTGTTAAAGCTGCTACTGACGCTGGAGCTGCTGCTGCTGAAAGAGTTGGAGATTTAATATCAGTACATGTAATCCCAAGACCACACTTTGAAGTGGATGCTATATTACCAAAGGCACCAAAAGCTGAATAA